ACACCACTACATATGAAATGAACAACAGCGCTAATATTTCCGATTCGCCACTATTATTATACACGTTAATAGTAAGTGGGAAACAGAGAAAATACATTCAACAAAAATGGACCCACAAATTCATCTATATATTCAGCCCAACCCCTCCCCAACCTCCAAACAAGACACATCTTTCACTAAAGTCTTTAACATTTATAAATCTCTTTGTTCTATTTTCGTCTCTTttcattattaaattatattattccAAAAAACTTGTTTCCTGTGATTTTCTAGATTGATCGAACATGTCGCTAGACGGATCAGGACTAGGAGGGATGGCTATGGCGGAGGCTTACACGGCAAGGAAGTTTCACAGAGAAAACATGAAGATTAATTTAACGGCAAGCACAGCCACAACGGTCGGTGGAGGAATAGGAGACACCGGTGGAGGATATTGCCGGTGGTTCTGGGGAAAGCTGAGCACCAAGAAAAACTCGCCCAAAGTTTGTGATCTTATAACTATAGAATAGTAAGCTAAGATGGTCACATCCAATATTAAtctaagaaataaaaatttaggtCTTTCTTTTTATATCGGTCTTTGTTTTACGTTTTTTCTGCTTTATGTTTGGTAAGACTATCATATGAATTTATTTATGAATGTTGGTTTTACGAAAATATTTAGAGTGGaggttttttataaatttggacgtagttttcttctataaatattCAGAGTGGAGGTTTCTGTAAAGCTATGAAATTTTCTTTAACTTCTGTAGCTCGTTGCCATGTGTTGTTTTAGTGATGAAACAAAGAAACATGCACTCATATTCTCTAATACAGCTAGCCTTTTATTTCTCAAATACAACTTTAAAGGAAACTTTGACAAAAACTTCAGGTTATTTAGGTAAGAAAAAATATGTGAGTAGATTGCTAACTATCTCcccaaaaaatgaaatttaattaaTCTCGAGAggtatatatttcattttttatttatttgaaggTATTtcagatttataaaaaatgttcaaCTAATTTTAAAGAGATCATATGCAGATGAAATTTCTTTtgaaatattcaaataatatcTAAAACATGGTTTCACATCCGTGTGGTCATACAGATTTAACGTTAAAAGAATTACTTTAAATCTAGATCGAGTACTTCCTACCATTAGACCATCTATGTATGGTTAAAgtatatatttcacattaaacaaTGAATAAGAAACAAGTATATGTAATGATAGACAGACTGTTCGAAATGCCATTCTAGCAAGGAGGAACAGAAAGAAATTTCGAAACCTCATGTTACAATGGTTAACTTACGACTGAAACTCTTTTTGTGGGTTTagttagctttttttttttgtcatctgataATATAATTACCGAGCTCAACCGAGCAAAGAGTTTGGTTACAACCATGCTTACAAAGAAGCAGAGCACTACAAGGTCAGTACTGATCACGACCATATATACCCAAAAAATTAAGCCATTAACCCCCAAACTTAAACCAGTTAACGCTGTAACCCAAAAAAACCAACGCGTAAGTCACTAAGCCCCAACAGCAAAAGAGGACAGCCTTTCTTCATTCTCAAAGAGATCCTTAAGCCAAAAAGGAGCACCTGAAGCTACATAAGATTGCATATAGCCATCTTTAAGGACACTTTGAGCTATGATGAAAGCTCCTCTATTAGTTGATCTTTCTTCACTTAACAGTCTCCACCAATCTATCTTCTCCAATTTCTTCATAATCTCAGCATGTTGGTATTTGAAATTCGGCCAAACTTTTGGTCTTGTGACAACTTGGGGCAAAGTAGTATCTTCTAATGCAATGATGATACGGTTTAGGTGGTGAGAACCAAAGCTTTCCAGAGCCCATAAGAGCGTCTGGAATTTTGCCTCATCGAGCGAGCGAACATTGAATATTGCTCGTCGACTATGCATTAATACCTTCCCCGTTTCATCTCGAACCACCCAAGCTGCACCGCATTTAGCCTTGGTTTTGTTCCAATGTACCCCAATGTTTCCTTTCAACCAACCACTCGGTGGAACTGACCATGACTTCATTCTAACCGTCACTGCCTCAATTTCCTCCTTCTCccatttcaaatcatttttccTCGCCAACAACCAGAAATCTGCCTCCTCCAATGCTTTAGCAGCTACATCTGAAGGTGTTCTGTCCCTTGTCTCAAAAAGAATGCCATTTCTAAATTTCCACAGATACCAAACCAACCATGGTATCGCATTTCTAACCTCCTCAGGAATGTCACCGTTTTTCATCATCAACATGAGGGCATGAAAGttagaaaagtgagatacctcATCAAATCCCTGCTCTAAATGTGGCACGTTGGCCAGAGCCCACACTTGTCTTGCAACCGTGCACTGGAAAATGATGTGGTTGATTGATTCACCTTGATATCCACAAGCTTGACACACAGGGTCCATCTTGATCCCTCTCTTCACCAGTAGCTCTCCCACCGGGATCGCATTGCTCACTGCTCTCCAAATAAAGGTTTTTATTTTCGGAGCAGTTTGAATTTTCCAAACTTCAGCTTTCAGATCATTCAAAGATGGGCGAGATTCTGCCGCTCTGATCTCCTCTCTGCGGGCGTAACTGTTGATGAACCAGTACCCCGACTTAACAGTATAGCTCCCATGTTTGTTATGCAACCAAACCCAATAATCCTCTTGATCAAAAACTGTCTTCATGGCTAGGATTCTACCAACATCCTCCTCGAAGAACAGTTCTCTGAGCTTGTCCAAACGCCAGACTTTATTATGGGAGTCTATGAGATCACTGACCTTAAGCTCAAGGTCTACAAAGATATTCTTCATCAAAGGCGCTCTTCTCCTATCTCCTTCTATCCAGCGTTCAGTCCACACTGACATCGTTGTACCATTACCCAGTTGTTTCCTCAAGCCCCGGCTCAGTAGCTCTTTCCCAAACTGGATACTCCTCCATGCGTATGAGGGTCTTGATCCGTTTTTAGCCGATAGGAAATCTCCATTCTCGAAGTATCTACTTTTGAAAACTCTTGCAAACAGAGATTCAGGGTCGTTGATGATCCTCCATGCCTGTTTGGCCAGCAGAGCCTGATTGAAGTTCTGGATGtctttaaaccctaatccaccGTGTTTTTTTGCAAGGCATAATGTTGTCCAGCTCAGCCAGTGCATTTTCCTTTTGTGCTCAAGAGAATTCCACCAAAAGTCAGCCATAGCTTTGGTGAGGTTCTCACAAGATTTCTTTGTCAACTTGAAGCATGACATTGCGTACACCGGCATTGCCATCGCAATCGCCTTGATTAAAACCTCCTTCCCTCCCAACGACAAGAGTTTAGTAAACCAGCCTGACAGTCTTTCCTTTAGCCTATCATAGATATAAGCTAGGATCTCAGTTTTGGAACCACTGAAGCACTCAGGTAGGCCTAAATACGAACCCGTACCTCCCTCTTTGTAAATCCCAGTAAAGCCTTGGATAAGAAGCTTTGTGGTTTCATCAACTTTCGCGCCAAAGGTGATTGCCGACTTCGCCACATTGATCAGTTGACCAGTCGCCTTCTCATAGACTTTGAGGATGTTCATTAGATCCTGAGCTTGAACCTCTGTTGCTCTGCATATTAGTAGACTGTCGTCCGCAAACATCATATGGTGAATCATTGGTCCGTCTGCCGATAACTGAATTCCTTGGATTTTTCCGGTATCCACAGCCCTTTGGATCAGATGTATCAGCCCTTCAGTGCacaagacaaagagaaaagGAGACAAGGGGTCTCCCTGTCTCAATCCTCTCTCCGGTTTTATCCATCCAAAAGGTTGGTCGTTGATGAGCGTTGCATACTTCACCGTGGAGACACAAAACATAATTGTATCAATCCACCGATTTTCAAAGCCAAGAGCCTCCAACAGAGCACGCAAATAACCCCATTCCACACGGTCATACGCCTTAGACATGTCGGATTTGATAGCCATGAAGTCTTTGGATATTTTGTCGTTCGTCTTTAAGGCGTGGATGATCTCGTGAGCAATTAGAATATTATCTGTGATGAGCCTCTCTTCTACAAATGCAGACTGCGTGGGGGATACTATCTTCGGCATCAATGGCTTCAACCTGGTGACCAAGATGTTGGATATGATCTTGTATAATACCGAACATAGGCTGATAGGTCTTAGATCAGACATGAGGACTGGATCATCAATCTTTGGTAGCAAGCACAGGTAGGTTAAATTCCACTCAGCAGGGAATATACCAGACGAAAAGAAATCACGCACTTCTTTCGTTACCTCTGCTCCTATTATATCCCAGTACCTCTGAAAAAAGAGGCCAGTCATCCCGTCAGGCCCAGGTGCACTTCCTGCCTTGATCGCAAATACAGCTATTTTGACCTCCTCAATACTGACTTCTCTGGCAAGCTTCTCATTCATTTCCCCCGAGACTTTTTTGGAGAATCCCTCAAACAATTCAGAGTAGTCCCCGCTGGTCGTAGACTTGAAAAGATTTGAGAAGTATTCTTTCGCAACTTCACCCTTAGCCTCTTCGTCAAAATGTTGTCTGCCCCTCTCATCCATCAACTTGATGAGTTTCTTCCTTGCTCTGTTGCTCTTCACTGATGCATGATAGAACTTGGTATTCATATCCCCTTTGACAGCCCATCTTTCTTTGCATCTCTGTTTCCAGTACAGGTCCTCCTCTTTGTATGCTTGGACTAATTCTGCTTTGAGGAAATTAATTCTCACCGTTGTTGGCACCAAAGCCGATTGTTCCAACTCCAAAGCACACTGGATTTGCTTTATCTTGTCTCTAGAATTcagattttctttctttttccagTTGCTGAGGGCCTTTCTGCATCTCTTGATTCTATCAGACACTTTAGTTTCGAACAGGGGATGGTTGGTCAACCAGGCTTTCTTGATCTCTTCTCTCACTCCATTTTTATGGAGAAATCTGCCATCAAATCTAAAGGATCCTCTGCGAGTAGATGAAGCCGCTAAGAGATTCACCAAAGCAGGTCTATGATCAGAGCCTCTTTTATCCATGAAGACCTGATTGGAAGCTGGGAACACTTGGAACCACCTCTTGTTACCAAAACATCTGTCTAGTTTGGATTGGATAGAGAGAGAGCCTCTGGTTCCTCCCCAAGTGAAACTGTCCCCAGAGCTTTGCAACTCCACCATCTCTCCTATCTCCAGCATGTCATTGAAGGGTTGAAAAGATATTTCACTCCTTCTCGGACCTCCAATTTTCTCGTCATTGTTTCTGATGTCGTTGAAATCACCCATCATACACCAGGGTTCTTTTCTATAGACACCAATACGCGAAATCCTCTCCCATAATTTAGGTCGGTTACCTCGAATGGGTTCACCGTAAATACATGAAACAAAGAAGCTGGAAGATCCATACTGTACATGAAAATCCAAAAGGTTCTTATTTACATACTTGAAATCTAGATACACCGAGCTCTTCCACATTAAAGCTAGGCCTCCGCTGTACCCAATAGGATTGACTGTCATGATCCTATCGTAGCCTAACCATGTCTGAAGATCCACCAAAACATCTCTGTTGTGCTTGGTTTccattaaaaacaaaatgtcTGGGAAATGATCTTGCTTCATCTCCCACAGTCTTGGAATCACCAGGTCCTGTGCACGGCCCAATCCCTGGCAATTCCAGCTCAGCATCGTCATTTAGATATTGGACGGTCCCTCACTTGGGACCACCAATGGTTTCTTAAACCTTGCAGAGCTTTGAGATGGCTCGACATCATCTTTTGCCTTCCTCTTCGAAATGGTCATCACACCTTCACCAATCTTCTTGCATGTATCCTTATCTTCTTTTAGGACTGCTTTGCCATTGTTTCTCCTCTTGAAAGTTCCAGGTCTTTTTCTAGCTCTACCCTTCTTCAGATTAGTCCCGGACATACTAGTTTCAAAGAAACCAGTAGTGAAACCCGTAGAACTTTTCTGTGAGATAAGAGAGAAGGTAGAGCTAGTGAGATCATCTGGTTCCAGCATTGCAGTCACCACTTTCCCCGATTGTAGGATACAAGCACCTGCTGTGATAGCTGACGCCATCAACTTATCTGTAGAGATTGGGCCCTTGCTTTGCTTACTGAAATCGAAAACCACACCCTTTCCTTTGTCTAGATCCTTTGTGATTCTTGGTTCTGGTTCCAGCATAAGCGCAGTTTTTCTTCCAATGGGGTCATTCTCCAGATCCAGAAGGGATTTCTTTACCCGTTCAACTCGAGCCTCTCTTTCAGGACCCTCCACTACGGCTAAGTATGTTCTCATCCCTTCCATCACATCTTCATTAATCTTCGGTTTGCCTGAGACTGCATCCCTCCCAAGCAGAGTCTCCGGAATGATTCCACATAAGGGATCATTTTCATCTAAGCGTTCCAAGGCCTCCAGCTTCTTACTCTCAGCAGACGATGCTCCAGCATTTTCAAGGTCCTCCTTTTTCTTGAGGAAGAAGGGACAATCGTCTCGCTCATGAGTAAGTCTTTGACAAGTGTAGCACCTTTTCTGAAGCCTTTCATAGTCATACCTGATCTTGATTTCCTCTCCTCCAGGAGTAGTAACAGTTTTAAACCTCCTTAGAGGTCTTGCAACATTGAACTTGACCAACACTCTAATGTAGTCCTTGACCTGCGGTTTCTCCGGGTCGAAAGCTACCTCCACCACTTGGCCTGCAAAATCTCCCAGAGCCCAGAGCGCCTTCTTGGTGTAGTGATTAACTGGTATGTTTCTCATCTGGACCCAAACCATTATGTGTTGCAGATAATCTTCAGGGGGCTTTTCAACCCATCTCTCCATCACCAAAGGCCAGAGCTTGAAAGTATGAACTCCCCTATTTAGGATATCCAGTAGGTCATGTTCATACTTGAATATGAACTGGAATCTTTCTCTTGAGAGCGCAACACCTCTGACTCTATCATAGAGTTGCCATTTCCTAGGCATATCCAGTATGAGATCAGACATCTTTTGGTAGGACGGATTAAGCAATCTTCCAACCAGACTCAGCGAGTTCCTTCCGGCCGAACAATACTCCGGCGTATCTGGTAGTAGAAACggaacatcttcttcttcctccaacGAGAGATCCAACAGAGCTTTATCGAGTTGAGACGACATCACCTCTGCTTGAGTTCTCCTTAGTAGACGATTATCTCAGAGAAAACTTCAATCACCGACGAAATCTCCGGATTTACTAAGCTTCCACAGATGAACTTCAAAGAACAAACCCTAGAAACCAGCCTGGATTTGTGTCGAAAACAGGGAAAATATCTCGAAAGTGGttacttttctttttggaaacGTGTTTAATTGAGCCAAAAGACCTACTTTACCCAACGGAGCACGTTAGTAAACAGGGAAAGATGCCCAAAAGAGGGAGCCAGCTATTTTACGCCGAGAGAGAACAGGGAAGGAGACTGTATTATGCAAACTCTCTCATGCAAACTCTCTCATTTTTTTTGGGGGCAGAGGAGCTAGTTGGTTTTAACCTTTTGTATTATGCAAACTCTctcatttttaatgaaattcacACGTAAAAAAGTATATGTAATGATTAAATAACTTGGAGTTGACTTTACGCATGATAAGTTTTAAGACCCAAAACACACACAGGACGGGTTCTCAGATTTTAGGAGCTTATTGTAATGATTACTAGGATAGtaccgcgctttgaaagcgcgaatttttttttctttgtttatttatattttagatgttttgGTTCGCCTCCGGATTTtactttttttggttttcagtttgATACCAGTTCGGTCAAGAGTTTTGGTTTTCggtataaaaaatataggaACCGTTCGGTTATTTAGAAATTTGTTTTCGTTtggatttaattattttggttttttgtttggtttaaacAGCAATATTAGGAACATGGTAACATGTGTTTGGTATCAgtatgatttaaattttctcATATTTCTGCAATATAAAGATGTACTTCTTTCTGAAATAATAAGCCTtaaactttattaaaacagCTACTCTGAGTAAACTCAGATGTTGATAATTACATTTCAGTCATGTTGTTTACAACAATTACAGACAAACTTGCTAGAATCAGTAAGAGTAATCCAGAAAATGCCATCAAGCTTATCTTGTATCTCACATGTATTTTACAGACTCCCACTCTTCTCAACATCTGCCTGCCCCATGTACATGCAATAATGTTCAtatgaaaatttgtttttagtatAACCAAACATCAATAATATACCGTACCAAAGCGTACAAACCTTGGCAGATTTTACTTCCAAACATAATAAAAGTATCTTGTGGATTAATTAGTCTTTGAAGAGATATTCAAGGTTAATCCATTCACAATTCTTAGAGAATCAATGTCACTGAATTTGAAACCAAAGTTCACTACTTCCCCCAGAACGCAGCCACCATGGTAGTATCATATTGTGCTCACAATTCGTAAGCAAAAATATGCCATCACCAAAACATTTGATTGGTCCACTGGTAATAGAGCTCCAAGTACCTAAACCTACGGCTCCCAAATCATTGTATGAACATGAAGGAGCATAGCTAGGCTCATGAGTATTTCTCCATCCTCTCTTGACACAGATATTCGGGACTGCAATACTGGAAACCAAtacaatcaaatatatatatatacttgtatATAAACTCACAGATGATAGTGCTGTATATAGTATATctgatgtttttcttttcagcTTGGGAATTTCTTGTTCCAAGTAGCTGAAAGAGATGGCCTCTCATGTCATCTTTTGTCACCAATATCCATGGGAATTTCCTCATCCTGAATCAAAGTGGGCAAGAACATAGACAAAAGATTGGCTTCAAtacatataaaaaatcataGCATCGAAACATTGGTTCAAGAATTGGAAttcaattctcaaaaaaaaaaggatcatAATCGGAAGTCACAAGACAATGATTATATAAAGGTTTCAATACAGACGAAAGCAATACATGCATAGTCAATAAGAACAAATAAGCTCGTGTAAACCTACGTTTaaatctcaaaagaaaaagatttatgAAATGATATTGATGGAGGAAGCACTCAATAGAAGAGGCCACACAGAAGTTGGATAGAAGTTATAAAGGGTTATTCTCAGAAAGACATCCGAAAACTCCATAGCTGGCggcttgaagatgaagaagaaattaGGTTTTGAGAATTGTTTGAGAAGATGTTAGAACGAAACTCTACTAATTAGattgtaatttaatttaatatattgatcATCATATAAGATAGTATAAATAACGTGTTTTAAAATTAAGTCACAACATGTTCAATAGGTCCAAAAAAAATATGCCATGGTAAAACTTAAAtaggactctaaattaatagagtagatgtaaaaaaaattgggagcatatttttttttttgaaacttatgtCTATgtagttttctaaaaaaatttcgGGAATctgttacaaatattttactACGCATGGCTCAAAACCTGCCATGCACACATGTAGTTACTAGTAGTAAtgtattgaaatttttattctcAGACCCTCCATCTTTCCTTCCCTAGCAAATCCGGATGTTCACGTAATTACCTGTTTTAAGTTAGATAAGCTTAGTATCTACTCTATTCATTGATAAAATCTGGATTTGATGTAATAACCAAATGTGGCAGACAAATAGCATTTTCATTTTCTGGATTTTTACAAATATCagatatttgtttaaataacTGAAAAACAGACGATTAGCTGGATTTAATATGGTGTGTATATATTCCATAAACAGCTAAACTGTTTTATGGAATCGTGGCGCTGTAGTGCTTCTTTCCACCCTAACTAGGGTTTGATTCTCAGATGGTGAAATTATGGTACAGGAATTTGAATGTTAGAACATGCTACAAGCATTCTTTTGTGATGAAATTCCATCTTATATTGGCTGTTTTTATAACTTAATACAAAACACTTCCATGTATTACCTAATCAAATATCTCTCtgacaaaacaaagaaaaaaacctaATTAACCTGGTTCCTGAAGTATAAATGCTAACACTCATCTTCTAACGCTTCAACAGGACTTCTATGCATATCTTGGAAAAAACTCATGGATCACTCCAacagaaaatacaaaaaaaaaatatttatgtccCCAGGCCAAAGACTTATATGAAGTTTAGGCTGCTTCCTGATCTCAAGAGACTCGGAACTAGCCGGTGATTACATTCTTAGATATTAACATTGCTACCTTATAACAATAACATTAATTGAGATGACGTCAAAATTCAGTTTCCATTGAGGTATATAAAAGAGCTAGTATGTGGATGATCAAGATTtgatacaaatagtcaaaactTTATTAGCAATGCCCAAGTAAAGACCACAAGCCCATTGTTATTACACCCCCTCAAACTCTGTGGCGGGGGAAGATCGACACTGAGTTTGCTGCGTAGCTTCAAGTAGGAGTCTTGTGGCAATGACTTGGTAAACACATCAGCGAGCTGGAGAGAAGCAGAGATGTGTCGAACCTCCAACTTCTTCATTGCCACACGCTCTCTTACATAATGAAAATCGACTTCAAAGTGTTTAGTCCTCTTATGGAACATCGGATTAGCCGTGAGACAAACAGCCAAGAGATTATCACAGAGCAAAAGCGAAGTAGTCTGAGGCTGCAGTCCCATTGCCAGAAGCAAATTCTGAATCCAAGCTAACTCAAAAGCAGCAATAGACATCGTTCGATATTCAGCCTCCGTGGAGGATTTGGAAACAGTTTCATGTCGTTTTGCAGACCAAGATATGAGATTTGGTCCGAGAAACGTACAGAAACCTCCAGTAGAACGTCGTGTGTCCTTGCATCCAGCCCAGTCACTGTCGCTGTAGCACACCAGAGTGGAATGACAGTCGGACCTGATGTTGATTCCAAGCTCTGTTGTGCCCTTCACATACCGCAAAATTCGCTTTAGCAGGCTGAAGTCAGAGACACTGGGTTGATGCATCTTCTGGCAGATGAAGTTCACAGAGAACTGAAGATCTGGCCTGGTAAAAGTGAGATATTGGAGCTTTCCAGTCAGACTTCTGAAATAGGAAGGATCTGAGAAGAGTTCATTCTGTCCTTGAACTTTGTCAAGTTTAATAGGTAACGGAG
The Raphanus sativus cultivar WK10039 chromosome 1, ASM80110v3, whole genome shotgun sequence DNA segment above includes these coding regions:
- the LOC108844853 gene encoding uncharacterized protein LOC108844853 gives rise to the protein MSSQLDKALLDLSLEEEEDVPFLLPDTPEYCSAGRNSLSLVGRLLNPSYQKMSDLILDMPRKWQLYDRVRGVALSRERFQFIFKYEHDLLDILNRGVHTFKLWPLVMERWVEKPPEDYLQHIMVWVQMRNIPVNHYTKKALWALGDFAGQVVEVAFDPEKPQVKDYIRVLVKFNVARPLRRFKTVTTPGGEEIKIRYDYERLQKRCYTCQRLTHERDDCPFFLKKKEDLENAGASSAESKKLEALERLDENDPLCGIIPETLLGRDAVSGKPKINEDVMEGMRTYLAVVEGPEREARVERVKKSLLDLENDPIGRKTALMLEPEPRITKDLDKGKGVVFDFSKQSKGPISTDKLMASAITAGACILQSGKVVTAMLEPDDLTSSTFSLISQKSSTGFTTGFFETSMSGTNLKKGRARKRPGTFKRRNNGKAVLKEDKDTCKKIGEGVMTISKRKAKDDVEPSQSSARFKKPLVVPSEGPSNI
- the LOC108853732 gene encoding uncharacterized protein LOC108853732; the protein is MSLDGSGLGGMAMAEAYTARKFHRENMKINLTASTATTVGGGIGDTGGGYCRWFWGKLSTKKNSPKVCDLITIE